In the Anaerosporomusa subterranea genome, one interval contains:
- the rlmN gene encoding 23S rRNA (adenine(2503)-C(2))-methyltransferase RlmN: protein MLKTKLYGLFAEEIAGALHPFGFEKYRASQVADWIYRRGIIQFEAMTNLSKQQREILAEHFAIDEPRVVEKQQSSDKRTEKFLFALADGATIETVLMRQPYGNSVCISTQVGCAMGCVFCASTLNGIIRDLDCGEMLAQIAYINKLLAIEGQKVDSVVIMGMGEPLANYEQVVRFIRLCRQPYCYEMSYRSFTLSTSGIVPGILKLAAEELPVTLAVSLHAPNDLLRSQLMPINRQYPIASVLQAADYYAQQTGRRVTYEYILIAGMNDSKENAVELAKLLHGRLAHVNLIPINPVPEKGLARPDAKTIAQFEAILRQKQISVTLRREMGTEIQAACGQLRRRVPGRL from the coding sequence ATGTTGAAAACTAAGCTATATGGCTTATTTGCAGAAGAAATCGCTGGCGCGCTGCATCCGTTTGGCTTCGAGAAGTACCGCGCGTCGCAAGTCGCAGATTGGATCTATCGCCGCGGCATAATTCAATTTGAAGCGATGACCAATTTATCAAAACAGCAACGTGAAATACTAGCTGAGCATTTTGCCATTGATGAGCCGCGTGTAGTTGAAAAGCAACAATCTAGCGATAAGCGAACGGAAAAATTTCTGTTTGCCCTCGCTGATGGTGCTACTATAGAAACAGTCCTTATGCGCCAGCCATATGGCAATAGTGTTTGCATTTCAACGCAGGTTGGTTGCGCCATGGGCTGTGTCTTTTGTGCATCCACATTAAACGGTATCATCCGCGATTTGGACTGTGGTGAGATGCTAGCGCAGATTGCGTATATCAATAAACTTCTAGCAATTGAAGGTCAAAAAGTTGACTCGGTCGTAATTATGGGTATGGGAGAGCCACTTGCCAATTATGAGCAAGTGGTTCGGTTCATCCGTCTTTGCCGACAACCTTATTGTTATGAAATGAGTTATCGAAGCTTCACCCTATCAACCTCAGGGATCGTCCCCGGTATCCTCAAGCTCGCCGCAGAAGAACTTCCTGTGACTTTGGCTGTTTCGCTACACGCTCCGAACGATTTATTACGTTCGCAACTCATGCCAATTAACCGCCAGTACCCAATCGCGTCAGTTCTGCAAGCCGCAGACTACTACGCCCAGCAAACAGGTCGTCGTGTTACGTATGAGTATATTTTAATCGCTGGAATGAATGACAGCAAAGAAAATGCTGTTGAATTGGCTAAGTTGTTACATGGTCGGTTGGCGCATGTCAATTTGATTCCGATAAATCCTGTACCTGAGAAAGGCTTGGCCCGACCAGATGCGAAAACTATTGCTCAATTCGAAGCCATATTGCGACAAAAGCAGATAAGTGTTACGCTGAGGCGGGAGATGGGTACAGAAATTCAGGCTGCCTGCGGGCAGCTCAGACGTAGAGTTCCTGGCAGATTGTAG